A single Acidobacteriota bacterium DNA region contains:
- the acpS gene encoding holo-[acyl-carrier-protein] synthase, whose product MTARLPIAPRTIAWIDGAARGNPGPAAYGVRIESEDGSLVTELHEVIGATTNNVAEYRGLLAALDYLAAERHRDVLIRSDSELLVRQMTGAYRVRAPALRALHTRASATAARFDSVKYEHVPREQNVRADRLANQALDGAPSGRAAPAARREPASGAAGIIGIGIDIEEVGRVEELLRRYGDRFVGRIFTDAEAAYCRKRRAPAPHFAARFSAKEAAMKALGTGRARGVLWRDIEVVRHGGPPTLALHGGARRRFDELGGSGALLTLTHSRHYSVAQVILLGVKP is encoded by the coding sequence GTGACTGCCCGCCTGCCAATCGCACCGCGCACCATCGCCTGGATCGACGGCGCGGCGCGTGGCAATCCAGGCCCGGCTGCCTACGGGGTGCGGATCGAGTCGGAAGACGGCAGCCTCGTCACCGAGCTGCACGAGGTGATCGGAGCAACGACCAACAACGTCGCCGAGTACCGCGGACTTCTTGCCGCGCTGGACTACCTCGCGGCAGAGCGTCATCGCGACGTGCTGATCCGTTCCGACTCCGAGTTGCTGGTAAGGCAGATGACCGGCGCCTACCGCGTCCGTGCGCCGGCGCTGCGGGCGCTTCACACCCGGGCGTCCGCCACCGCGGCACGGTTCGATTCCGTGAAGTACGAACATGTTCCGCGGGAACAGAACGTCAGGGCGGACCGGCTCGCCAACCAGGCCCTGGACGGCGCGCCGTCAGGACGCGCTGCTCCCGCCGCCCGCCGGGAGCCGGCGTCTGGCGCGGCCGGCATCATCGGCATCGGGATCGACATCGAGGAGGTGGGGCGCGTCGAAGAGCTCCTGCGGCGCTACGGCGACCGCTTCGTTGGGCGGATCTTCACCGACGCCGAAGCGGCCTACTGCCGGAAGCGCCGCGCGCCCGCGCCCCACTTCGCGGCGCGGTTCTCGGCCAAGGAGGCGGCCATGAAGGCGCTCGGCACCGGCCGGGCGCGTGGCGTTCTCTGGCGCGACATCGAAGTGGTCCGGCACGGCGGCCCTCCCACGCTGGCGCTGCACGGCGGCGCACGACGGCGATTCGATGAACTTGGGGGAAGCGGTGCGCTCCTCACGCTGACGCACTCCCGGCACTACTCCGTCGCGCAGGTGATCCTGCTTGGAGTCAAGCCTTAG